One genomic region from Syngnathus typhle isolate RoL2023-S1 ecotype Sweden linkage group LG17, RoL_Styp_1.0, whole genome shotgun sequence encodes:
- the slc5a11 gene encoding sodium/myo-inositol cotransporter 2 has product MTLDLAVTQQGSTMSTTPSPGGGSPPLGALDIVVLVLYFVLVLAVGFWSMWKTKRSTVDGYFLAGKSMTWWPVGASLFSSNIGSGHLIGLAGSGAAAGIGAIAYEWNGIFMVLLLAWIFLPIYLASGVTTMPEYLQRRYGGRRTHLFMAVLYLFIYIFTKMSVDMYAGALFIKMALQWDIYLAIVLLLAITALYTVAGGLATVIYTDAAQTVIMLAGALVLMCFSFAEVGGWNALMEGYLKAIPSVRVPNTTCGIPREDSFHIFRDPVDSDLPWPGVIIGMSIPSMWYWCSDQVIVQRSLAAKTLTHAKGGSLLAAYLKLLPFFAIMLPGMISRILYTDDVACADPELCEQICDNPVGCTDTAYARLVLELLPTGLRGLMMAVMIAALVSSLTSVFNSASTIFTMDLWKTYRSGASEWELMIVGRVFVLILVVASILWIPVIQASQGGQLFIYIQSISTYLQPPVSIIFLLGCFWTRTNEKGAFWGVAVGLTIGCVRMLLDFIYPAPLCFEQDDRPAVVKSLHYLYFSTLLSFITLVVVVLVSLATDKPKAEQIDRLTWFTRFAPVEVKEQSVVKAGHEMVVTEKAVDSTRKESSDPGSGSRRHSRLVSALYWLCGMERQSDKAEKRPVTPMAPDLSQLKENPGLKKLVNANVVICLSVAVFIISYWA; this is encoded by the exons ATGACCTTAGATCTTGCAGTAACCCAACAAGGGAGCACCATGTCGACAACGCCGTCTCCAGGCGGAGGAAGTCCTCCcttgggagctttggacattgTGGTACTGGTGCTCTATTTTGTCCTGGTCTTAGCTGTGGGCTTTTGG TCAATGTGGAAAACAAAGCGCAGCACAGTGGATGGCTACTTCCTGGCAGGGAAGAGCATGACCTGGTGGCCG GTTGGGGCCTCTCTGTTTTCCAGTAACATCGGCAGCGGACATCTTATCGGGTTGGCTGGATCCGGAGCAGCTGCGGGAATCGGGGCGATTGCCTACGAGTGGAAT GGAATTTTCATGGTGCTTCTGCTTGCGTGGATCTtcctgcccatttatctggccTCCGGG GTGACAACTATGCCTGAGTATTTACAGAGGCGATACGGTGGCAGAAGAACGCATTTGTTCATGGCTGTCTTATACTTGTTTATTTACATCTTCACCAAGATGTCG GTGGACATGTATGCTGGTGCATTGTTTATAAAGATGGCTTTGCAGTGGGACATCTACCTGGCGATCGTGCTCCTGCTGGCTATCACTGCACTCTACACCGTGGCAG GTGGTTTGGCTACTGTCATCTACACCGACGCCGCTCAAACGGTTATCATGCTGGCGGGAGCGCTCGTCCTAATGTGCTTTA GTTTTGCAGAGGTTGGAGGTTGGAATGCTCTGATGGAGGGCTACCTTAAGGCCATCCCGTCGGTTCGCGTGCCGAACACGACGTGCGGCATCCCCCGAGAGGACTCCTTCCACATATTCAGAGACCCAGTGGACTCTGACCTCCCGTGGCCTGGCGTCATCATCGGCATGTCCATTCCTTCCATGTGGTACTGGTGCTCTGATCAG GTGATCGTGCAGCGCTCGTTGGCTGCCAAAACGCTGACCCATGCTAAAGGCGGCTCCCTGCTGGCTGCTTACCTCAAGCTTTTGCCTTTCTTTGCCATCATGTTGCCCGGCATGATCAGCAGGATACTTTACACAG ATGACGTAGCCTGTGCTGATCCAGAATTGTGCGAGCAGATCTGTGACAACCCAGTAGGATGTACCGACACGGCTTATGCCAGGCTGGTCTTGGAGCTTCTCCCCACAG GACTCCGAGGTCTGATGATGGCTGTGATGATTGCTGCGCTCGTCTCCTCGCTCACATCCGTCTTTAACAGCGCCAGCACCATTTTCACCATGGACCTGTGGAAGACGTACCGATCCGGGGCGTCCGAGTGGGAGCTTATGATCGTGGGCAG GGTTTTTGTGCTCATTCTAGTGGTGGCGTCCATTTTGTGGATTCCCGTCATTCAAGCCAGTCAAGGGGGACAGCTGTTCATCTACATCCAGTCCATCAGCACCTACCTGCAGCCGCCCGTGTCCATCATCTTCCTCCTGGGCTGCTTCTGGACTAGGACTAACGAGAAG GGTGCTTTCTGGGGCGTGGCCGTGGGCCTGACGATTGGCTGCGTCCGCATGCTGTTGGATTTTATCTACCCGGCTCCGCTGTGCTTCGAGCAAGACGACAGGCCCGCCGTGGTCAAATCGCTGCATTACCTCTACTTCTCCACGCTGCTGTCCTTCATCACACTCGTCGTGGTCGTGCTGGTCAGTCTGGCCACCGACAAACCCAAAGCCGAGCAG attgACCGTCTGACTTGGTTCACAAGGTTTGCCCCCGTGGAAGTCAAAGAGCAGAGCGTGGTGAAAGCGGGTCACGAGATGGTGGTCACGGAAAAGGCAGTTGACAGCACGAGGAAAG AGTCTTCGGACCCGGGCTCCGGCTCGAGACGTCACTCACGGCTGGTGTCTGCTCTCTACTGGCTGTGCGGGATGGAACGACAGTCTGACAAGGCAGAGAAAAGACCCGTGACGCCCATGGCCCCCGACCTCAGTCAACTAAAAGAAAATCCAGGTCTGAAAAAGTTGGTGAACGCCAATGTCGTCATTTGCCTCTCTGTGGCCGTGTTCATCATCAGCTACTGGGCTTGA
- the arhgap17b gene encoding rho GTPase-activating protein 17b isoform X1 — protein sequence MKKQFNRMRQLANQTVGRAEKTEVLSDDLLQIERRMELVRLMSHNTYKRLVSCLQGQLGTDTEKRHKKLPLTTLSQAMQEGGSQLGDESLISKMMDVCGEAEGRLASELMQHEVQIERDILEPLNTLAEVEIPNILKQRKQLAKLVLDYDSAKTRWYQATKSSNPAMAAKVDSLKDEMDEALNKVEICKDQLSADMYNFASKEGDYARYYLMLLEAQAEYHRRSLAALEEAIPNIQLQQESWTEKPAFGTALEEHLKRSNRDIALPIEACVMMLLETGMREEGLFRIAAGASKLKKLKAALDCSTSQLEEFYSDPHAVAGALKSYLRELPEPLMTFGLYDEWTQASNVSDPDKRLQALWVTCDRLPKTHKANFRYLVKFLARLAQNCDINKMSPSNIAIVLGPNLLWAKMEGTLAEMAAATSVHVVAIIEPIIQHADWFFPEEMDFNVSGMFAMPTHPSTSDGEPDRKRPGSLVGQDGDTQSPRKDSTVNKPPEASPRRAGTTIRKQPQLSSPNLQPPVPHQEGGGPACFEPLTAAMEIEPGSAGAGGRLAAALPHLVSQAGVEESSPARELTSTPPPQRNGSAQLTAGTSHSQSGSRGPSPHMVRRGTKKQAPAPPKQASPFASQPASQTPGSLHNPAVNPRRHSGKESPIQAPSHPPPQPPQALVPGEPPSPPRTPTPPDTPPHDGAHSQTPAYHYGSLPRPARPAPKPRPRPNMPPPPQPAVSNDSCNGLVGSSSKIVTDGDLDLKGARRVWIPGMVASPQAALPATLPPPLDAHTESTSL from the exons GGCCGAGAAGACCGAGGTGCTGAGTGATGACCTCCTGCAG aTCGAGAGGCGCATGGAGCTGGTGCGCTTGATGTCGCACAACACGTACAAGAGGCTGGTGTCCTGCCTGCAGGGTCAGCTGGGCACAGACACAGAGAAGCGACAC AAAAAGTTGCCCTTGACGACGCTGTCTCAGGCCATGCAGGAGGGCGGGTCGCAGCTGGGCGATGAAAGTCTGATCAG CAAGATGATGGACGTGTGCGGCGAAGCCGAGGGCAGGTTGGCCAGCGAGCTGATGCAGCACGAGGTGCAGATCGAAAGAGACATTCTGGAGCCTCTCAACACGCTGGCCGAG GTTGAGATTCCCAACATACTGAAACAGAGGAAGCAACTGGCCAAACTGGTCCTGGACTACGACTCGGCAAAGACCAG GTGGTACCAAGCGACCAAGTCCAGCAACCCGGCCATGGCGGCTAAGGTGGACTCCCTCAAGGACGAGATGGACGAAGCTCTGAACAAAGTGGAAATATGTAAA GACCAGCTATCGGCAGACATGTACAACTTTGCGTCCAAAGAAGGCGACTACGCTCGCTACTATCTCATG TTATTGGAGGCCCAGGCCGAGTACCACAGAAGGTCTTTGGCAGCTCTGGAGGAAGCGATACCGAATATTCAGTTGCAGCAAG AGTCCTGGACGGAGAAGCCGGCATTCGGCACCGCCCTGGAGGAGCATCTGAAGCGGAGTAACCGAGACATTGCGCTGCCCATCGAAGCCTGCGTCATGATGCTTCTGGAGACCGGGATGAGGGAAGAG GGTCTGTTCAGAATAGCAGCGGGAGCTTCCAAACTAAAAAAGCTGAAAGCCGCATTGGACTGTTCGACGTCCCAGCTCGAAGAGTTCTACTCGGACCCTCACGCCGTCGCCG GAGCCCTGAAGTCCTACCTCAGGGAACTTCCTGAACCTCTCATGACCTTTGGCCTGTATGACGAGTGGACGCAGGCGTCCAA TGTGTCTGACCCTGACAAGCGACTTCAGGCTTTGTGGGTGACATGTGACCGTTTGCCAAAGACTCACAAAGCCAACTTTAG GTATCTGGTGAAGTTTCTGGCCAGACTGGCTCAAAACTGCGACATCAACAAAATGTCTCCCAGCAACATCGCCATTGTGCTGGGCCCCAACCTGCTGTGGGCAAAGATGGAGGG GACTCTGGCCGAAATGGCGGCAGCGACGTCGGTCCATGTGGTCGCTATCATTGAGCCCATCATCCAGCACGCTGATTGGTTCTTTCCTGAAG AAATGGACTTCAATGTGTCAGGCATGTTCGCCAtgcccacccacccatccacgTCGGACGGCGAACCGGACAGGAAGCGCCCCGGCAGCCTGGTGGGGCAAGACGGGGACACGCAGTCTCCCCGCAAAGACAG CACTGTTAACAAACCTCCGGAGGCAAGCCCACGTAGAGCCGGCACCACCATTAGAAAGCAGCCACAGCTAAGCTCGCCCAACTTGCAACCGCCAGTGCCCCACCAGGAAGGCGGGGGTCCCGCCTGCTTTGAGCCCCTAACTGCCGCCATGGAGATCGAGCCCGGCAGCGCAGGTGCCGGGGGCCGGCTTGCTGCCGCGCTACCTCACTTGGTCTCCCAGGCGGGCGTGGAGGAGAGCAG CCCGGCTCGGGAGCTCACGTCCACACCGCCTCCGCAGAGGAATGGTTCAGCTCAGCTTACAGCGGGAACGTCGCATTCCCAGAGTGGATCCAGAGGCCCCAGCCCTCACATGGTCCGCAGAG GGACCAAGAAACAGGCGCCGGCACCACCCAAACAAGCCAGTCCTTTCGCCTCTCAGCCTGCCAGCCAAACGCCGGGGTCCCTTCACAATCCCGCCGTCAATCCCAGGCGCCACTCGGGCAAAGAAAGCCCCATCCAGGCTCCCAGCCACCCTCCCCCGCAGCCGCCCCAAGCGTTGGTACCGGGGGAGCCGCCGTCGCCGCCCAGGACGCCCACGCCGCCCGACACGCCACCTCACGACGGCGCCCACTCCCAGACACCCGCGTACCACTACGGCTCGCTTCCCCGTCCCGCCCGGCCGGCACCCAAGCCACGGCCCCGGCCTAACATGCCGCCTCCGCCTCAACCGGCTGTCAGCAACGACAGCTGCAACGGCCTCGTCGGCTCCTCGTCCAAGATCGTCACAG ACGGCGACCTGGATCTGAAGGGGGCCAGACGAGTTTGGATCCCGGGGATGGTAGCGAGCCCGCAAGCGGCGCTGCCCGCCACCCTGCCGCCGCCACTCGACGCACACACGGAGAGCACCTCGCTGTGA
- the arhgap17b gene encoding rho GTPase-activating protein 17b isoform X4, which translates to MKKQFNRMRQLANQTVGRAEKTEVLSDDLLQIERRMELVRLMSHNTYKRLVSCLQGQLGTDTEKRHKKLPLTTLSQAMQEGGSQLGDESLISKMMDVCGEAEGRLASELMQHEVQIERDILEPLNTLAEVEIPNILKQRKQLAKLVLDYDSAKTRWYQATKSSNPAMAAKVDSLKDEMDEALNKVEICKDQLSADMYNFASKEGDYARYYLMLLEAQAEYHRRSLAALEEAIPNIQLQQESWTEKPAFGTALEEHLKRSNRDIALPIEACVMMLLETGMREEGLFRIAAGASKLKKLKAALDCSTSQLEEFYSDPHAVAGALKSYLRELPEPLMTFGLYDEWTQASNVSDPDKRLQALWVTCDRLPKTHKANFRYLVKFLARLAQNCDINKMSPSNIAIVLGPNLLWAKMEGTLAEMAAATSVHVVAIIEPIIQHADWFFPEEMDFNVSGMFAMPTHPSTSDGEPDRKRPGSLVGQDGDTQSPRKDSPARELTSTPPPQRNGSAQLTAGTSHSQSGSRGPSPHMVRRGTKKQAPAPPKQASPFASQPASQTPGSLHNPAVNPRRHSGKESPIQAPSHPPPQPPQALVPGEPPSPPRTPTPPDTPPHDGAHSQTPAYHYGSLPRPARPAPKPRPRPNMPPPPQPAVSNDSCNGLVGSSSKIVTDGDLDLKGARRVWIPGMVASPQAALPATLPPPLDAHTESTSL; encoded by the exons GGCCGAGAAGACCGAGGTGCTGAGTGATGACCTCCTGCAG aTCGAGAGGCGCATGGAGCTGGTGCGCTTGATGTCGCACAACACGTACAAGAGGCTGGTGTCCTGCCTGCAGGGTCAGCTGGGCACAGACACAGAGAAGCGACAC AAAAAGTTGCCCTTGACGACGCTGTCTCAGGCCATGCAGGAGGGCGGGTCGCAGCTGGGCGATGAAAGTCTGATCAG CAAGATGATGGACGTGTGCGGCGAAGCCGAGGGCAGGTTGGCCAGCGAGCTGATGCAGCACGAGGTGCAGATCGAAAGAGACATTCTGGAGCCTCTCAACACGCTGGCCGAG GTTGAGATTCCCAACATACTGAAACAGAGGAAGCAACTGGCCAAACTGGTCCTGGACTACGACTCGGCAAAGACCAG GTGGTACCAAGCGACCAAGTCCAGCAACCCGGCCATGGCGGCTAAGGTGGACTCCCTCAAGGACGAGATGGACGAAGCTCTGAACAAAGTGGAAATATGTAAA GACCAGCTATCGGCAGACATGTACAACTTTGCGTCCAAAGAAGGCGACTACGCTCGCTACTATCTCATG TTATTGGAGGCCCAGGCCGAGTACCACAGAAGGTCTTTGGCAGCTCTGGAGGAAGCGATACCGAATATTCAGTTGCAGCAAG AGTCCTGGACGGAGAAGCCGGCATTCGGCACCGCCCTGGAGGAGCATCTGAAGCGGAGTAACCGAGACATTGCGCTGCCCATCGAAGCCTGCGTCATGATGCTTCTGGAGACCGGGATGAGGGAAGAG GGTCTGTTCAGAATAGCAGCGGGAGCTTCCAAACTAAAAAAGCTGAAAGCCGCATTGGACTGTTCGACGTCCCAGCTCGAAGAGTTCTACTCGGACCCTCACGCCGTCGCCG GAGCCCTGAAGTCCTACCTCAGGGAACTTCCTGAACCTCTCATGACCTTTGGCCTGTATGACGAGTGGACGCAGGCGTCCAA TGTGTCTGACCCTGACAAGCGACTTCAGGCTTTGTGGGTGACATGTGACCGTTTGCCAAAGACTCACAAAGCCAACTTTAG GTATCTGGTGAAGTTTCTGGCCAGACTGGCTCAAAACTGCGACATCAACAAAATGTCTCCCAGCAACATCGCCATTGTGCTGGGCCCCAACCTGCTGTGGGCAAAGATGGAGGG GACTCTGGCCGAAATGGCGGCAGCGACGTCGGTCCATGTGGTCGCTATCATTGAGCCCATCATCCAGCACGCTGATTGGTTCTTTCCTGAAG AAATGGACTTCAATGTGTCAGGCATGTTCGCCAtgcccacccacccatccacgTCGGACGGCGAACCGGACAGGAAGCGCCCCGGCAGCCTGGTGGGGCAAGACGGGGACACGCAGTCTCCCCGCAAAGACAG CCCGGCTCGGGAGCTCACGTCCACACCGCCTCCGCAGAGGAATGGTTCAGCTCAGCTTACAGCGGGAACGTCGCATTCCCAGAGTGGATCCAGAGGCCCCAGCCCTCACATGGTCCGCAGAG GGACCAAGAAACAGGCGCCGGCACCACCCAAACAAGCCAGTCCTTTCGCCTCTCAGCCTGCCAGCCAAACGCCGGGGTCCCTTCACAATCCCGCCGTCAATCCCAGGCGCCACTCGGGCAAAGAAAGCCCCATCCAGGCTCCCAGCCACCCTCCCCCGCAGCCGCCCCAAGCGTTGGTACCGGGGGAGCCGCCGTCGCCGCCCAGGACGCCCACGCCGCCCGACACGCCACCTCACGACGGCGCCCACTCCCAGACACCCGCGTACCACTACGGCTCGCTTCCCCGTCCCGCCCGGCCGGCACCCAAGCCACGGCCCCGGCCTAACATGCCGCCTCCGCCTCAACCGGCTGTCAGCAACGACAGCTGCAACGGCCTCGTCGGCTCCTCGTCCAAGATCGTCACAG ACGGCGACCTGGATCTGAAGGGGGCCAGACGAGTTTGGATCCCGGGGATGGTAGCGAGCCCGCAAGCGGCGCTGCCCGCCACCCTGCCGCCGCCACTCGACGCACACACGGAGAGCACCTCGCTGTGA
- the arhgap17b gene encoding rho GTPase-activating protein 17b isoform X2 yields MELVRLMSHNTYKRLVSCLQGQLGTDTEKRHKKLPLTTLSQAMQEGGSQLGDESLISKMMDVCGEAEGRLASELMQHEVQIERDILEPLNTLAEVEIPNILKQRKQLAKLVLDYDSAKTRWYQATKSSNPAMAAKVDSLKDEMDEALNKVEICKDQLSADMYNFASKEGDYARYYLMLLEAQAEYHRRSLAALEEAIPNIQLQQESWTEKPAFGTALEEHLKRSNRDIALPIEACVMMLLETGMREEGLFRIAAGASKLKKLKAALDCSTSQLEEFYSDPHAVAGALKSYLRELPEPLMTFGLYDEWTQASNVSDPDKRLQALWVTCDRLPKTHKANFRYLVKFLARLAQNCDINKMSPSNIAIVLGPNLLWAKMEGTLAEMAAATSVHVVAIIEPIIQHADWFFPEEMDFNVSGMFAMPTHPSTSDGEPDRKRPGSLVGQDGDTQSPRKDSTVNKPPEASPRRAGTTIRKQPQLSSPNLQPPVPHQEGGGPACFEPLTAAMEIEPGSAGAGGRLAAALPHLVSQAGVEESSPARELTSTPPPQRNGSAQLTAGTSHSQSGSRGPSPHMVRRGTKKQAPAPPKQASPFASQPASQTPGSLHNPAVNPRRHSGKESPIQAPSHPPPQPPQALVPGEPPSPPRTPTPPDTPPHDGAHSQTPAYHYGSLPRPARPAPKPRPRPNMPPPPQPAVSNDSCNGLVGSSSKIVTDGDLDLKGARRVWIPGMVASPQAALPATLPPPLDAHTESTSL; encoded by the exons ATGGAGCTGGTGCGCTTGATGTCGCACAACACGTACAAGAGGCTGGTGTCCTGCCTGCAGGGTCAGCTGGGCACAGACACAGAGAAGCGACAC AAAAAGTTGCCCTTGACGACGCTGTCTCAGGCCATGCAGGAGGGCGGGTCGCAGCTGGGCGATGAAAGTCTGATCAG CAAGATGATGGACGTGTGCGGCGAAGCCGAGGGCAGGTTGGCCAGCGAGCTGATGCAGCACGAGGTGCAGATCGAAAGAGACATTCTGGAGCCTCTCAACACGCTGGCCGAG GTTGAGATTCCCAACATACTGAAACAGAGGAAGCAACTGGCCAAACTGGTCCTGGACTACGACTCGGCAAAGACCAG GTGGTACCAAGCGACCAAGTCCAGCAACCCGGCCATGGCGGCTAAGGTGGACTCCCTCAAGGACGAGATGGACGAAGCTCTGAACAAAGTGGAAATATGTAAA GACCAGCTATCGGCAGACATGTACAACTTTGCGTCCAAAGAAGGCGACTACGCTCGCTACTATCTCATG TTATTGGAGGCCCAGGCCGAGTACCACAGAAGGTCTTTGGCAGCTCTGGAGGAAGCGATACCGAATATTCAGTTGCAGCAAG AGTCCTGGACGGAGAAGCCGGCATTCGGCACCGCCCTGGAGGAGCATCTGAAGCGGAGTAACCGAGACATTGCGCTGCCCATCGAAGCCTGCGTCATGATGCTTCTGGAGACCGGGATGAGGGAAGAG GGTCTGTTCAGAATAGCAGCGGGAGCTTCCAAACTAAAAAAGCTGAAAGCCGCATTGGACTGTTCGACGTCCCAGCTCGAAGAGTTCTACTCGGACCCTCACGCCGTCGCCG GAGCCCTGAAGTCCTACCTCAGGGAACTTCCTGAACCTCTCATGACCTTTGGCCTGTATGACGAGTGGACGCAGGCGTCCAA TGTGTCTGACCCTGACAAGCGACTTCAGGCTTTGTGGGTGACATGTGACCGTTTGCCAAAGACTCACAAAGCCAACTTTAG GTATCTGGTGAAGTTTCTGGCCAGACTGGCTCAAAACTGCGACATCAACAAAATGTCTCCCAGCAACATCGCCATTGTGCTGGGCCCCAACCTGCTGTGGGCAAAGATGGAGGG GACTCTGGCCGAAATGGCGGCAGCGACGTCGGTCCATGTGGTCGCTATCATTGAGCCCATCATCCAGCACGCTGATTGGTTCTTTCCTGAAG AAATGGACTTCAATGTGTCAGGCATGTTCGCCAtgcccacccacccatccacgTCGGACGGCGAACCGGACAGGAAGCGCCCCGGCAGCCTGGTGGGGCAAGACGGGGACACGCAGTCTCCCCGCAAAGACAG CACTGTTAACAAACCTCCGGAGGCAAGCCCACGTAGAGCCGGCACCACCATTAGAAAGCAGCCACAGCTAAGCTCGCCCAACTTGCAACCGCCAGTGCCCCACCAGGAAGGCGGGGGTCCCGCCTGCTTTGAGCCCCTAACTGCCGCCATGGAGATCGAGCCCGGCAGCGCAGGTGCCGGGGGCCGGCTTGCTGCCGCGCTACCTCACTTGGTCTCCCAGGCGGGCGTGGAGGAGAGCAG CCCGGCTCGGGAGCTCACGTCCACACCGCCTCCGCAGAGGAATGGTTCAGCTCAGCTTACAGCGGGAACGTCGCATTCCCAGAGTGGATCCAGAGGCCCCAGCCCTCACATGGTCCGCAGAG GGACCAAGAAACAGGCGCCGGCACCACCCAAACAAGCCAGTCCTTTCGCCTCTCAGCCTGCCAGCCAAACGCCGGGGTCCCTTCACAATCCCGCCGTCAATCCCAGGCGCCACTCGGGCAAAGAAAGCCCCATCCAGGCTCCCAGCCACCCTCCCCCGCAGCCGCCCCAAGCGTTGGTACCGGGGGAGCCGCCGTCGCCGCCCAGGACGCCCACGCCGCCCGACACGCCACCTCACGACGGCGCCCACTCCCAGACACCCGCGTACCACTACGGCTCGCTTCCCCGTCCCGCCCGGCCGGCACCCAAGCCACGGCCCCGGCCTAACATGCCGCCTCCGCCTCAACCGGCTGTCAGCAACGACAGCTGCAACGGCCTCGTCGGCTCCTCGTCCAAGATCGTCACAG ACGGCGACCTGGATCTGAAGGGGGCCAGACGAGTTTGGATCCCGGGGATGGTAGCGAGCCCGCAAGCGGCGCTGCCCGCCACCCTGCCGCCGCCACTCGACGCACACACGGAGAGCACCTCGCTGTGA
- the arhgap17b gene encoding rho GTPase-activating protein 17b isoform X3 gives MKKQFNRMRQLANQTVGRAEKTEVLSDDLLQIERRMELVRLMSHNTYKRLVSCLQGQLGTDTEKRHKKLPLTTLSQAMQEGGSQLGDESLISKMMDVCGEAEGRLASELMQHEVQIERDILEPLNTLAEVEIPNILKQRKQLAKLVLDYDSAKTRWYQATKSSNPAMAAKVDSLKDEMDEALNKVEICKDQLSADMYNFASKEGDYARYYLMLLEAQAEYHRRSLAALEEAIPNIQLQQESWTEKPAFGTALEEHLKRSNRDIALPIEACVMMLLETGMREEGLFRIAAGASKLKKLKAALDCSTSQLEEFYSDPHAVAGALKSYLRELPEPLMTFGLYDEWTQASNVSDPDKRLQALWVTCDRLPKTHKANFRYLVKFLARLAQNCDINKMSPSNIAIVLGPNLLWAKMEGTLAEMAAATSVHVVAIIEPIIQHADWFFPEEMDFNVSGMFAMPTHPSTSDGEPDRKRPGSLVGQDGDTQSPRKDSTVNKPPEASPRRAGTTIRKQPQLSSPNLQPPVPHQEGGGPACFEPLTAAMEIEPGSAGAGGRLAAALPHLVSQAGVEESSPARELTSTPPPQRNGSAQLTAGTSHSQSGSRGPSPHMVRRGTKKQAPAPPKQASPFASQPASQTPGSLHNPAVNPRRHSGKESPIQAPSHPPPQPPQALVPGEPPSPPRTPTPPDTPPHDGAHSQTPAYHYGSLPRPARPAPKPRPRPNMPPPPQPAVSNDSCNGLVGSSSKIVTDV, from the exons GGCCGAGAAGACCGAGGTGCTGAGTGATGACCTCCTGCAG aTCGAGAGGCGCATGGAGCTGGTGCGCTTGATGTCGCACAACACGTACAAGAGGCTGGTGTCCTGCCTGCAGGGTCAGCTGGGCACAGACACAGAGAAGCGACAC AAAAAGTTGCCCTTGACGACGCTGTCTCAGGCCATGCAGGAGGGCGGGTCGCAGCTGGGCGATGAAAGTCTGATCAG CAAGATGATGGACGTGTGCGGCGAAGCCGAGGGCAGGTTGGCCAGCGAGCTGATGCAGCACGAGGTGCAGATCGAAAGAGACATTCTGGAGCCTCTCAACACGCTGGCCGAG GTTGAGATTCCCAACATACTGAAACAGAGGAAGCAACTGGCCAAACTGGTCCTGGACTACGACTCGGCAAAGACCAG GTGGTACCAAGCGACCAAGTCCAGCAACCCGGCCATGGCGGCTAAGGTGGACTCCCTCAAGGACGAGATGGACGAAGCTCTGAACAAAGTGGAAATATGTAAA GACCAGCTATCGGCAGACATGTACAACTTTGCGTCCAAAGAAGGCGACTACGCTCGCTACTATCTCATG TTATTGGAGGCCCAGGCCGAGTACCACAGAAGGTCTTTGGCAGCTCTGGAGGAAGCGATACCGAATATTCAGTTGCAGCAAG AGTCCTGGACGGAGAAGCCGGCATTCGGCACCGCCCTGGAGGAGCATCTGAAGCGGAGTAACCGAGACATTGCGCTGCCCATCGAAGCCTGCGTCATGATGCTTCTGGAGACCGGGATGAGGGAAGAG GGTCTGTTCAGAATAGCAGCGGGAGCTTCCAAACTAAAAAAGCTGAAAGCCGCATTGGACTGTTCGACGTCCCAGCTCGAAGAGTTCTACTCGGACCCTCACGCCGTCGCCG GAGCCCTGAAGTCCTACCTCAGGGAACTTCCTGAACCTCTCATGACCTTTGGCCTGTATGACGAGTGGACGCAGGCGTCCAA TGTGTCTGACCCTGACAAGCGACTTCAGGCTTTGTGGGTGACATGTGACCGTTTGCCAAAGACTCACAAAGCCAACTTTAG GTATCTGGTGAAGTTTCTGGCCAGACTGGCTCAAAACTGCGACATCAACAAAATGTCTCCCAGCAACATCGCCATTGTGCTGGGCCCCAACCTGCTGTGGGCAAAGATGGAGGG GACTCTGGCCGAAATGGCGGCAGCGACGTCGGTCCATGTGGTCGCTATCATTGAGCCCATCATCCAGCACGCTGATTGGTTCTTTCCTGAAG AAATGGACTTCAATGTGTCAGGCATGTTCGCCAtgcccacccacccatccacgTCGGACGGCGAACCGGACAGGAAGCGCCCCGGCAGCCTGGTGGGGCAAGACGGGGACACGCAGTCTCCCCGCAAAGACAG CACTGTTAACAAACCTCCGGAGGCAAGCCCACGTAGAGCCGGCACCACCATTAGAAAGCAGCCACAGCTAAGCTCGCCCAACTTGCAACCGCCAGTGCCCCACCAGGAAGGCGGGGGTCCCGCCTGCTTTGAGCCCCTAACTGCCGCCATGGAGATCGAGCCCGGCAGCGCAGGTGCCGGGGGCCGGCTTGCTGCCGCGCTACCTCACTTGGTCTCCCAGGCGGGCGTGGAGGAGAGCAG CCCGGCTCGGGAGCTCACGTCCACACCGCCTCCGCAGAGGAATGGTTCAGCTCAGCTTACAGCGGGAACGTCGCATTCCCAGAGTGGATCCAGAGGCCCCAGCCCTCACATGGTCCGCAGAG GGACCAAGAAACAGGCGCCGGCACCACCCAAACAAGCCAGTCCTTTCGCCTCTCAGCCTGCCAGCCAAACGCCGGGGTCCCTTCACAATCCCGCCGTCAATCCCAGGCGCCACTCGGGCAAAGAAAGCCCCATCCAGGCTCCCAGCCACCCTCCCCCGCAGCCGCCCCAAGCGTTGGTACCGGGGGAGCCGCCGTCGCCGCCCAGGACGCCCACGCCGCCCGACACGCCACCTCACGACGGCGCCCACTCCCAGACACCCGCGTACCACTACGGCTCGCTTCCCCGTCCCGCCCGGCCGGCACCCAAGCCACGGCCCCGGCCTAACATGCCGCCTCCGCCTCAACCGGCTGTCAGCAACGACAGCTGCAACGGCCTCGTCGGCTCCTCGTCCAAGATCGTCACAG ATGTCTGA